A window from Primulina eburnea isolate SZY01 chromosome 2, ASM2296580v1, whole genome shotgun sequence encodes these proteins:
- the LOC140824618 gene encoding ABC transporter G family member STR-like yields MAKVSLNAKGKNKNLESLLDMDPNKQGDKNVARQPQKLLPGHGLEFKNLSYSVLMKIKKDDMWINKETYLLNDISGQAAKGEILAIMGPSGAGKSTFLDALAGRIAQGSLEGSVSVDGKQVTTSYMKMISSYVMQDDQLFPMLTVFESFMFAAEVRLPPTISTAEKKKRVLELIEQLGLISAMHTYIGNEGKRGVSGGEKRRVTIGIDIIHKPSLLFLDEPTSGLDSTSAFSVVEKLKDIARSGSIVLMTIHQPSFRIQMLLDHIMVLARGRLIYMGTPTDLSAYLSGFQRPVPDGENSLEYLLDVIKEYDGSTVGLDPLVLYQRDGIKPDHVASTPIPKTPKRSKTPMTSYGKSPCSKHINLHSSQFSTTNIEFRAFSGQFDNDDDGDEFNASLERKGRKAHTPMSMQSGIYNAGLASHFYKDFSTWIYQGVTGTPRRPPTWTPLHTPGQTPGKTPYSVSRNHISSHYQMPNRNPSHTMTPLVFTSQPDPYAPSYEEFDMAEEILDESEHRHKFANPWLREVAVLSWRTTLNVIRTPELFLSREIVLTVMALVHSTLFKNLHEQDFKSINKLLNFYIFAVCLIFFSSNDAVPTFIEERFILIRETSHNSYRASSYVISSLLVYLPFFAAQAITYAAITKFMLHLNSSILYFWLTLYASLITTNAYVMLVSAMVPSYITGYAVVIATTALFFLTCGFFLKPSQIPKYWKWLHYISALKYPFEALLINEFKGTHCYHGKRNELSPGPLGEIKLSELHNVSQPLPSSCNLIGEDILFTMDIHKIENIWIDIGILLAWGVLYRFFFYVVLRFYSKNVRK; encoded by the exons ATGGCAAAAGTTTCGCTTAACGCTAAGGGGAAGAATAAGAACCTCGAGAGCCTGTTGGATATGGATCCAAATAAGCAAGGGGATAAAAACGTGGCAAGGCAGCCTCAAAAGCTGCTTCCGGGACATGGTCTTGAGTTCAAGAACTTGTCTTACAGTGTATTGATGAAAATTAAAAAAGACGACATGTGGATCAATAAGGAAACTTATCTTCTTAATGACATTTCTGGGCAGGCTGCAAAAGGAGAAATATTGGCCATCATGGGTCCCAGTGGTGCCGGCAAGTCTACCTTTCTCGATGCTTTGGCAGGCCGGATTGCTCAGGGAAGTCTTGAAGGTTCTGTCAGCGTAGATGGTAAACAA GTGACAACCAGCTACATGAAGATGATTTCATCTTATGTGATGCAAGATGATCAGCTCTTCCCCATGTTAACAGTTTTCGAGAGCTTCATGTTTGCTGCTGAAGTAAGGCTTCCTCCAACAATCTCCACCGCTGAAAAGAAGAAGAGAGTCCTTGAGCTCATCGAACAACTTGGCTTGATA AGTGCAATGCATACATACATTGGCAATGAGGGGAAAAGAGGGGTCTCCGGTGGAGAAAAGCGAAGAGTCACCATTGGAATTGACATAATCCACAAGCCATCTCTCTTGTTCCTTGATGAGCCAACTTCAGGTCTTGATTCCACGAGTGCATTCAGCGTAGTAGAAAAGTTGAAGGACATTGCAAGGAGTGGCAGCATAGTCCTCATGACAATACACCAGCCTTCATTCAGAATTCAAATGCTCCTTGACCATATCATGGTGCTTGCAAG GGGGAGACTGATATACATGGGAACTCCGACCGATCTATCTGCATATCTTTCTGGGTTCCAAAGGCCAGTTCCTGATGGTGAAAACAGCTTAGAATACCTCCTAGATGTGATCAAAGAATATGATGGCTCAACTGTTGGACTTGATCCTCTTGTGCTGTATCAACGCGATGGGATAAAACCAGATCACGTTGCAAGCACTCCGATTCCTAAAACACCAAAAAGGTCCAAAACTCCTATGACTTCTTATGGAAAGAGTCCCTGCTCAAAGCACATTAATCTCCATAGCAGCCAATTTTCGACTACAAACATAGAGTTTCGTGCTTTTTCAGGGCAATTTGACAACGATGATGACGGCGATGAATTCAACGCTTCCCTTGAACGGAAAGGCAGGAAAGCTCATACTCCTATGAGCATGCAGAGTGGAATCTATAATGCTGGGTTGGCTTCCCACTTTTACAAAGATTTCTCAACCTGGATCTATCAAGGTGTAACAGGAACCCCACGGCGCCCTCCGACGTGGACACCTTTGCATACACCAGGACAAACTCCCGGAAAAACACCATATTCAGTTTCTAGAAATCACATTTCGAGCCATTATCAAATGCCCAATCGAAACCCTTCACATACAATGACCCCGTTGGTCTTTACCTCTCAACCTGATCCATATGCTCCTTCTTATGAAGAGTTTGACATGGCAGAAGAAATACTTGACGAGTCTGAGCACAGGCACAAATTTGCCAACCCCTGGCTCCGCGAGGTGGCGGTCTTATCGTGGAGAACTACCTTGAACGTGATTCGGACCCCTGAACTCTTCTTGTCCCGTGAGATTGTCCTGACAGTGATGGCTCTGGTACATTCAACCCTCTTCAAGAATCTCCACGAACAGGACTTCAAATCCATAAACAAGCTTCTCAATTTCTACATCTTCGCCGTCTGCCTCATCTTCTTCTCTTCCAATGACGCCGTCCCAACTTTCATTGAAGAAAGGTTCATCTTAATCCGAGAAACATCCCACAATTCTTATCGAGCTTCCTCTTATGTTATCTCCTCCCTTCTAGTCTACCTCCCATTTTTCGCAGCCCAGGCAATCACATATGCGGCAATCACTAAATTCATGCTTCATTTAAATAGCAGCATCCTCTACTTCTGGCTGACCCTCTATGCCTCACTGATAACGACCAATGCCTATGTGATGCTGGTGAGTGCAATGGTTCCAAGTTACATCACTGGCTACGCAGTAGTGATAGCCACAACAGCTCTGTTCTTCTTAACTTGTGGGTTCTTCTTGAAGCCTTCCCAAATCCCCAAATATTGGAAATGGCTTCATTATATATCTGCACTCAAGTACCCATTTGAAGCATTGCTGATAAATGAATTCAAAGGCACACATTGTTACCATGGAAAAAGAAACGAACTTTCGCCAGGTCCCCTGGGAGAGATAAAGCTCAGTGAACTACACAACGTATCACAACCATTGCCTTCTAGCTGCAATTTAATTGGTGAAGACATTCTATTCACAATGGATATTCATAAAATCGAGAATATCTGGATTGACATTGGTATTCTGCTGGCATGGGGTGTTCTTTATCGGTTCTTCTTCTATGTGGTTCTCCGGTTTTATTCAAAAAATGTGAGAAAATAA